One stretch of Corynebacterium callunae DSM 20147 DNA includes these proteins:
- the purB gene encoding adenylosuccinate lyase gives MICVADKKKIANVLSNRYASAELSNLWSAEEKIIMERQLWIAVMKAQKDLGVEIPAEAITAYEAVIDQVDLGSIADRERVTRHDVKARIEEFNALAGYEHIHKGMTSRDLTENVEQLQIHRSLELVRNKGIAVVAAIGSRAAQYQSLVMAGRSHNVAAQATTLGKRFASAADEMLVAIERVSELLQRYPLRGIKGPMGTAQDMLDLMDGDEARLAELETRIAAHLGFDRVFDSVGQVYPRSLDFDAVSALVQLGAGPSSLSHTIRLMAGNETVTEGFKEGQVGSSAMPHKMNARSCERVGGLQVILRGYLTMVADLSGQQWNEGDVFCSVIRRVALPDAFFAIDGMFETFLTVLDEFGAFPAMIERELERYLPFLATTRILMAAVRAGVGRETAHEVIKENAVAVALNMRENGGGQDLIQRLAADERLPMTEDDLAAALADRHAFIGAAESQVARVLDRIQKLVDAHPGAAEYRPGEIL, from the coding sequence ATAATTTGCGTGGCTGATAAAAAGAAGATCGCAAATGTCCTGTCGAACCGTTACGCCTCCGCGGAACTTTCCAACCTATGGAGTGCGGAAGAGAAGATCATCATGGAGCGCCAGCTTTGGATCGCCGTGATGAAAGCCCAAAAAGATCTGGGCGTAGAGATCCCAGCCGAAGCTATTACTGCCTATGAAGCTGTCATTGACCAAGTTGATCTGGGCAGCATAGCAGACCGTGAGCGCGTCACCCGCCACGATGTGAAGGCCCGCATTGAGGAATTTAATGCACTGGCTGGCTATGAGCACATCCACAAGGGAATGACCTCACGCGATCTCACTGAAAACGTGGAGCAGCTCCAGATCCACCGCTCTTTGGAACTCGTCCGTAATAAGGGTATCGCCGTGGTTGCGGCCATTGGTTCCCGCGCCGCGCAGTACCAAAGCTTGGTTATGGCTGGTCGTTCCCACAATGTGGCAGCTCAGGCCACTACCTTGGGCAAGCGTTTTGCCTCCGCAGCCGATGAAATGCTGGTTGCCATTGAGCGCGTATCTGAACTTTTGCAGCGTTACCCACTGCGTGGCATCAAGGGTCCAATGGGTACTGCACAGGACATGCTCGATCTAATGGATGGCGATGAAGCTCGGTTGGCAGAGCTGGAGACCCGCATTGCCGCGCACCTTGGCTTTGATCGTGTCTTCGACTCCGTCGGCCAGGTTTATCCACGTTCCCTCGACTTTGACGCTGTTTCCGCATTGGTACAGCTGGGTGCAGGTCCTTCCTCTCTTTCCCACACCATCCGCTTGATGGCTGGCAATGAGACCGTCACCGAAGGCTTCAAAGAAGGCCAGGTTGGTTCCTCTGCCATGCCTCATAAGATGAACGCTCGCTCCTGTGAGCGCGTGGGAGGCCTGCAGGTTATTCTGCGCGGTTACCTCACCATGGTTGCTGATCTTTCCGGTCAGCAGTGGAATGAAGGCGACGTATTCTGCTCCGTTATCCGCCGCGTTGCCCTGCCAGATGCTTTCTTTGCCATCGACGGCATGTTTGAGACCTTCTTAACAGTGCTTGATGAATTTGGCGCCTTCCCAGCCATGATCGAGCGCGAACTTGAGCGTTACCTGCCATTCCTGGCAACCACCCGTATCCTCATGGCAGCTGTGCGTGCCGGCGTTGGCCGCGAGACCGCACACGAGGTAATTAAGGAAAACGCCGTGGCTGTGGCGCTAAACATGCGGGAAAACGGTGGCGGACAGGATCTGATCCAGCGACTGGCCGCTGATGAGCGTCTCCCAATGACTGAGGATGACCTCGCAGCAGCTTTGGCCGACCGCCACGCCTTTATTGGTGCTGCGGAGTCTCAGGTTGCGCGCGTGCTTGACCGCATTCAGAAGCTTGTCGACGCCCACCCCGGCGCCGCTGAGTACCGTCCAGGCGAGATTCTCTAA
- a CDS encoding pyridoxal phosphate-dependent aminotransferase: MQMLDQVHRRKREGKDTIMFCAGQPTTGAPEAVINEAEIALRSSTLGYTEVVGDREFRERVADWHSATYGVETSADNVIVTTGSSGGFVAAFLATLDHGDYVAMSTPGYPAYRNILESLGAKILNLRCTAETRFQPTAQMLEELPHKPKAVIVTSPGNPTGTIIDPAELEKIAAWCDDNDAVLISDEDYHGMSFGRPLATAHQFSKNAIVVGTLSKYFSMTGWRVGWIIVPDELITPIENLQASLALCAPAIGQAAGRAAFTLEAAAELDEHVEAYREAREVFVEKLPEIGLGTFADPDGGLYLWVDVSEYTEDSEVWAQQLIEEAGVAVAPGVDFDPELGHKWIRLSLCASKEDTLEGVRRIGEFLKK; this comes from the coding sequence ATGCAAATGCTGGACCAAGTCCACCGTCGCAAGCGTGAAGGCAAAGACACCATTATGTTCTGTGCCGGGCAGCCCACCACGGGCGCTCCGGAAGCAGTTATTAATGAAGCTGAAATCGCCTTGCGCTCCAGCACCTTAGGCTACACCGAAGTTGTCGGTGACCGGGAGTTTCGTGAGCGCGTTGCCGATTGGCATTCAGCAACCTATGGCGTAGAAACCAGTGCAGACAACGTTATTGTCACCACTGGTTCCTCCGGGGGATTTGTGGCAGCATTTTTGGCCACCTTGGATCATGGCGATTATGTAGCCATGTCCACCCCGGGCTACCCCGCCTATCGCAATATTTTGGAATCCTTAGGTGCGAAGATCCTCAACCTGCGTTGTACTGCGGAAACCCGTTTCCAGCCCACTGCACAAATGTTGGAAGAGCTGCCTCATAAGCCCAAGGCCGTCATTGTTACCAGCCCCGGCAATCCCACTGGCACCATTATTGATCCAGCTGAGTTGGAAAAGATTGCAGCCTGGTGTGATGACAATGATGCAGTACTAATCTCCGATGAGGATTACCACGGCATGAGCTTTGGCCGTCCTTTGGCAACGGCACATCAATTCTCCAAAAACGCCATCGTGGTGGGAACTCTGTCCAAGTACTTTTCCATGACCGGTTGGCGCGTGGGCTGGATCATTGTGCCAGATGAGTTGATTACTCCAATTGAAAATCTGCAGGCATCCCTAGCTTTGTGTGCACCAGCCATTGGGCAAGCAGCAGGTCGCGCAGCTTTTACTTTGGAAGCTGCCGCCGAATTGGATGAACATGTGGAGGCCTACCGCGAGGCGCGAGAGGTTTTCGTCGAAAAGCTTCCGGAAATCGGGTTGGGCACTTTCGCCGACCCGGATGGCGGCCTTTATCTGTGGGTGGATGTGTCCGAGTACACCGAGGACTCTGAAGTCTGGGCTCAGCAATTAATTGAGGAGGCCGGGGTAGCGGTCGCGCCGGGTGTAGATTTTGATCCCGAATTAGGCCACAAATGGATCCGTTTGAGCCTGTGTGCCAGCAAAGAAGACACCCTTGAGGGTGTACGCCGCATTGGGGAATTCCTTAAAAAGTAA
- the purD gene encoding phosphoribosylamine--glycine ligase, with protein MRILVIGSGAREHALLRGLSLDPATTDLHVAPGNAGLGKLATVHPEIKADDPAQVTALAQELNSDLVVIGPEIPLVAGVADALRAAGFAVFGPNQDAAQIEGSKAFAKDIMAARGVKTAVAEAIQPGASDAEIEAALDNFGPNWVVKDDGLAAGKGVVVTPDRAAARAHVDAVLEGGNPVLLESFLDGPEVSLFCLVDGETVIPLLPAQDHKRVFDNDEGPNTGGMGAYAPLPWLPADGVQRIVDEICVPVAQEMVARGCSYSGLLYAGIAWGKEGPAVVEFNCRFGDPETQAVLALLKTPLAGLLNSVAQGTLAEQPPLEWQDGYALTVVLASHNYPEAPRTGDVIRNADADNIYHAGTALNADGELVSAGGRVLNVIGVGETLEAARDNAYATIKDIELDGSHYRTDIALPAVEGRISI; from the coding sequence ATGCGCATTCTGGTAATCGGCTCGGGCGCCCGTGAGCACGCCCTCCTCCGTGGACTTTCCCTCGATCCTGCAACAACTGACCTTCATGTTGCTCCTGGCAACGCTGGACTTGGCAAGCTAGCCACCGTCCACCCTGAAATCAAGGCTGATGATCCAGCACAGGTCACCGCTCTGGCTCAGGAACTTAACTCTGACCTGGTAGTTATCGGCCCTGAGATCCCCTTGGTAGCAGGTGTTGCAGATGCTTTGCGCGCTGCCGGTTTTGCCGTTTTTGGCCCCAACCAAGATGCTGCTCAAATTGAAGGTTCCAAGGCTTTTGCCAAGGACATTATGGCAGCGCGTGGGGTAAAGACCGCTGTTGCTGAGGCCATCCAGCCAGGTGCGAGCGATGCTGAGATCGAAGCTGCATTGGATAATTTTGGTCCAAACTGGGTTGTTAAAGATGATGGTCTGGCAGCTGGCAAGGGTGTCGTCGTAACGCCCGATCGTGCCGCAGCCCGCGCCCACGTTGACGCCGTCCTCGAAGGTGGCAACCCAGTGCTTTTGGAATCCTTCCTCGACGGCCCAGAAGTTTCCCTCTTCTGCCTGGTTGACGGTGAAACCGTAATTCCTTTGCTGCCAGCTCAAGACCACAAGCGTGTCTTTGACAATGATGAAGGCCCCAACACCGGTGGTATGGGCGCATACGCTCCCCTTCCTTGGCTACCAGCTGATGGCGTCCAGCGCATTGTTGATGAGATTTGCGTACCAGTGGCACAGGAAATGGTGGCTCGCGGTTGCTCTTATTCCGGCCTGCTCTACGCCGGTATTGCCTGGGGTAAGGAGGGTCCTGCCGTGGTGGAATTTAACTGTCGCTTTGGTGATCCAGAAACCCAAGCTGTATTGGCCCTGCTCAAGACTCCTCTGGCCGGACTGCTCAACTCCGTCGCGCAGGGCACCTTGGCTGAGCAGCCACCTCTGGAATGGCAAGATGGCTACGCGCTGACCGTCGTCTTGGCATCCCACAACTACCCAGAGGCACCTCGCACCGGCGATGTTATCCGCAACGCCGATGCCGACAATATCTATCACGCAGGCACTGCGCTTAATGCTGATGGTGAGCTGGTCTCTGCAGGTGGCCGTGTACTCAACGTTATTGGCGTGGGTGAAACTCTGGAGGCAGCACGTGATAATGCTTATGCCACCATCAAGGATATTGAGCTAGACGGTAGCCACTACCGCACTGATATCGCATTACCCGCAGTTGAGGGTCGAATCTCGATCTAA